A region of Salvia splendens isolate huo1 chromosome 17, SspV2, whole genome shotgun sequence DNA encodes the following proteins:
- the LOC121775024 gene encoding scarecrow-like protein 13, translated as MQTSQTSASLQSFYNQPMQQNDSYGSSTFQVLNNDSTGSRSQGNEVSSQTYPDQFFTLESTPAIDYATYSSPSAISVSSSRSPFSPQGSLSYASDIYQPSDNTYGSPLSGCSGVDDENKLLHALWVLRNELLGPESDTDDSGTFNGLVSQPSTFTRYNKILEMAPHMDLKQLLIACAEIVSEADTISMSDRQVAISAAEAMMEILEKNVSVSGEPAQRLGAYMLEGLRARLLSSGSIIYKKLKCKEPTSSELMSYMGVLYQIVPYYKFAYMSSNVIIGGAMENENRIHIIDFQIAQGSQWMSLIQALSRRPGGPPYIRITGVDDSDSAHARGGGLELVGQKLAQLAQSCGVPFEFNCAAMSGCQVQLEHLKVRHGEALAVNFPYILHHMPDESVSTTNHRDRLLRLIKSLSPKIMTLVEQESNTNTSTFTQRFIETLDYYTAMFESIDAGRPRDDRQRINTEEHCVAKDVVNIIACEGIERVERHEVFGKWRMRLAMAGFSQLRLSPSVSNSVRDMLREYSSNYRSAELGDGALYLGWKNRALATASAWR; from the coding sequence ATGCAAACATCCCAAACATCTGCCTCTTTACAAAGCTTTTACAATCAGCCTATGCAGCAGAATGACTCATACGGCAGttcaacttttcaagttctgaACAATGACTCAACTGGTAGCAGAAGCCAGGGAAATGAAGTTTCTTCTCAAACTTACCCTGATCAGTTCTTCACTCTAGAATCAACTCCAGCCATTGATTATGCTACATACAGTTCACCGTCAGCTATAAGTGTCTCTTCCAGTAGAAGTCCATTTTCTCCCCAGGGTTCTCTGTCGTATGCATCCGATATTTATCAGCCATCTGATAATACTTACGGTTCACCTCTGAGTGGGTGCTCTGGGGTCGATGATGAAAACAAGTTGCTGCACGCGCTGTGGGTATTGAGGAATGAACTTCTGGGTCCCGAATCTGATACAGATGATAGTGGAACCTTCAACGGTCTAGTTTCACAACCTTCTACCTTCACAAGATACAACAAAATCTTGGAAATGGCCCCTCATATGGACCTGAAACAATTGCTTATTGCCTGCGCTGAAATCGTATCAGAAGCTGATACCATATCTATGTCGGACAGACAGGTTGCGATATCAGCTGCGGAAGCTATGATGGAGATATTGGAGAAGAATGTTTCGGTGTCTGGTGAGCCTGCACAAAGATTGGGTGCATACATGTTGGAAGGACTCAGGGCTAGGCTGTTATCATCTGGAAGCATAATTTACAAAAAATTGAAGTGCAAAGAGCCAACAAGTTCTGAATTGATGTCGTACATGGGTGTGCTCTATCAAATCGTCCCGTACTACAAGTTTGCTTACATGTCATCAAATGTCATCATTGGGGGAGCCATGGAAAATGAAAACAGGATCCACATAATTGATTTCCAGATTGCACAAGGTAGTCAGTGGATGTCCTTGATTCAAGCTCTTTCGCGTCGGCCTGGTGGACCCCCGTACATTCGCATCACCGGCGTTGATGATTCAGATTCAGCTCATGCCCGAGGCGGAGGGCTCGAGTTAGTTGGTCAGAAGCTAGCGCAACTTGCCCAGTCATGTGGGGTACCATTCGAATTTAATTGTGCAGCTATGTCGGGGTGCCAAGTCCAACTCGAGCATCTCAAAGTCCGGCACGGGGAAGCCCTGGCCGTGAATTTCCCTTACATACTGCACCACATGCCGGATGAGAGCGTGAGCACTACGAATCATCGCGACCGCCTCCTCCGACTAATCAAAAGCTTGTCACCCAAAATCATGACCCTTGTTGAGCAAGAATCCAACACTAATACCTCTACTTTCACCCAGAGATTCATCGAAACCCTCGACTACTATACAGCAATGTTCGAGTCCATCGACGCAGGACGCCCGAGGGACGACAGACAGCGTATTAACACGGAGGAGCACTGCGTGGCAAAGGACGTTGTCAACATAATAGCTTGCGAGGGGATCGAGAGGGTGGAAAGGCACGAGGTGTTCGGTAAGTGGAGGATGCGACTGGCAATGGCCGGATTCTCCCAGCTCCGGCTCAGCCCGTCGGTTAGCAACTCGGTGAGGGACATGTTGAGAGAATATAGCTCAAATTACAGAAGTGCGGAGCTCGGCGATGGTGCTCTGTATCTTGGATGGAAGAATAGAGCTTTAGCTACAGCTTCTGCGTGGAGATGA